In a single window of the Natronomonas salsuginis genome:
- the gatD gene encoding Glu-tRNA(Gln) amidotransferase subunit GatD gives MNAGDRVRVDRTGTTYEGVLLPSTTNEELVVKLDGGYNVGIDRADASVEIVDRDTYDIAAAGDAEGDSEITFDDDLPTIALISTGGTIASTVDYRTGAVTAQFDAEDVLRAVPELAGRANYRGRVVANILSENMTPTVWTDLAEAVHDEIDRGADGVVVMHGTDTMQYTAAALSFMLDSPVPIVLTGSQRSADRPSSDNVMNAVCAVEAAKADHSDVLVCMHETESDDACALHRGTRVRKNHTSRRNAFETVGANPLGRVEWETGEVAFGREVSDRGDADLGIHPDLDTDVELLKFVPGTDPARLDFADGASGIVLEGTGLGHVNTEWIDRIDELTDAGTTVVMTSQCIEGRVCDRVYDTGRDLLDAGVVEAGDTLPETAYVKLMWAIANTESVAETMRRSIAGELQERSVPWT, from the coding sequence ATGAACGCAGGGGATCGCGTCCGCGTCGATCGCACCGGGACCACCTACGAGGGCGTGCTGTTGCCCTCGACGACGAACGAGGAACTCGTCGTCAAACTCGATGGCGGCTACAACGTCGGGATCGATCGGGCCGACGCGTCCGTCGAAATCGTCGACAGGGACACCTACGACATCGCCGCCGCGGGCGATGCCGAGGGCGACTCGGAGATCACCTTCGACGACGACCTCCCGACGATCGCGCTCATCTCGACCGGCGGGACGATCGCCTCGACGGTCGATTATCGAACCGGCGCGGTGACCGCCCAGTTCGACGCCGAGGACGTACTGCGCGCCGTCCCCGAACTCGCGGGGCGGGCGAACTACCGGGGGCGCGTCGTCGCGAACATCCTCTCCGAGAACATGACGCCGACCGTCTGGACCGATCTCGCCGAGGCGGTCCACGACGAGATCGACCGGGGCGCGGACGGCGTCGTCGTGATGCACGGCACCGACACGATGCAGTACACGGCGGCGGCGCTCTCTTTTATGCTCGACTCGCCAGTCCCGATCGTCCTGACGGGCAGCCAGCGATCGGCCGATCGGCCCTCTTCGGACAACGTGATGAACGCGGTCTGCGCCGTCGAGGCGGCGAAAGCCGATCATTCCGACGTGCTCGTCTGCATGCACGAGACCGAATCGGACGACGCGTGTGCGCTCCATCGCGGCACCCGCGTCCGGAAGAACCACACCTCGCGACGGAACGCCTTCGAGACCGTGGGCGCGAATCCGCTCGGCCGCGTCGAGTGGGAGACCGGCGAGGTCGCGTTCGGACGTGAGGTGTCCGATCGCGGCGACGCCGACCTCGGTATTCATCCCGACCTCGACACCGACGTCGAACTCCTCAAATTCGTCCCCGGGACCGATCCCGCTCGGCTCGACTTCGCCGACGGCGCCTCGGGTATCGTCCTCGAGGGCACCGGACTCGGCCACGTCAACACCGAGTGGATCGACCGGATCGACGAACTCACAGACGCCGGCACGACGGTCGTCATGACGAGCCAGTGCATCGAGGGGCGGGTCTGCGATCGCGTCTACGACACCGGCCGCGACCTCCTCGACGCCGGGGTCGTCGAGGCGGGTGACACGCTCCCCGAGACGGCCTACGTGAAGCTGATGTGGGCGATCGCGAACACCGAGAGCGTCGCGGAGACGATGCGTCGATCGATCGCGGGCGAGCTGCAGGAGCGATCGGTCCCCTGGACCTGA